GCGTTGTATAAACGGCGATCGCGCAAACACTCCCACAGTAATTGCTCTGCCGGAGTTTGCTGCTGTCTGAGCTTCCTTGCTCGTTGCAACAGTTCCGATGGAATTTGTCTAGTACGTCCTGCTAGCTTAGAAATACCCTCATCCCCAGCCCTTCTCCCTAGGGGAGAAGGGGGTTGGAGGCGATCCAAATCCAAATTCCGGTTCCCCTCGCCCTCTGGGAGAGGGGTTAGGGGTGAGGGCAAAATCAAATCCTCCCACCCATACGCCTCAAATACCGCTACATCCAATTCATCATAAATTTGCTTCAGCGTGGAAACCAGCGCTTTGTTGTTAAATTCCCGGTCTTTGTCGGTGAGTTCGACCCCTGCGCGAATCTTTTCCAGCAGGTTATACATAGCGGTGATGGTGACATCGGGATGCTGTGCCTGAACACGCTTGCGATGAGCATCGAGACGTTCGCCCAGTTCGCGGATTTTTTGTTTGCGATCGGGTGTGGGTTCTGGGAAGGGGAAGGGGTCGAAACAGCGAGTTTTGTTGTAACGCGGTCTATCTTCTAGTGTTCCTCCTGCTGCAAGTGCCCAGGTTACATGAATTTTGCTGGAGAGAACGCCTAAGAAATAAGCATCATCAAGAGCAATGGTAACTAAACTTTGATCCGGAAGAATATACTCAGACAGAAATGTGAAAAATCTATGTTTAGCAGTTAATGGTGTTGCGATGTACCGAGAAAGAGCATTTAGGGCTGATCTTAGCTGAGGTCTTGGTTCTCCGAAATACCACCAGTACTCTCTATATGATTTTCTGTTATTTGTCTGTCGATCTGGCAGTACTCTTTCCAGCACCCATTGATAAGGTATAGCAAATTTTGCTGCTTCATCTAAACTCATTCCAAAAAAATCAATTACGAACTGATTTCTAGGCTTATCTGTCAGATCTCTACCGTTAAGAGTTGGCTTAACCACTTCTGAAAGATTGGAATCTTGGTCTAGCCATTTTCTAGCTACCTCCTTTTGAATTACAAATCCTTGTCCATGCAGTGCAACGCCAACGCTGATAACTTCACTGTTTTCTTTCAATGGCAGAGCGGCAGAAATGTTTGCACCATATCTTAGATCACTAAAAATTTGTCCTACATTTCTCCACAGTAGCTGTATTTGTTCTGCTGTATCCTCTGGTGTTTCTGCTTCGATCTCGGACGTAACAGTCCCATGTTTGGCAAGTCGTACAGGTGATTTTGAATCAACAGCTTCAAAGCCAGTCATTGCAATTCTGACGGCAGCCGCATCATTACTATCAACCCAAGGGTGATCGGCAATAGCAAAAGTGATTGACAATCCACCGTCACTTGATAAATGCTGTTCCAATACTCTGCGGTTAAAAGTTTGCTTGATACTGTTAGTAGTAATGAATCCAAGGCGTGAATACTTTTGTTTAATTACTAACTTTATAGCGTGGTTCAACCAGTACATCACAAAATCGCACATTTCTGGAATATCACTATGTACTGTCCTCAAAGTCTGAACATATCCATCACCTAAAATAACTCTCATTCGCTTGTCGCCAATAAACGGAGGATTACTCACTACATAATCTGCTTCCTGCCACACTGCTGGACGCGGATTAATGTATCGATAAATTGGAATTTGATCGCTCGGATCGGGTACCATTTCTCCCGTGACTGGATGCTTCATCATCCGTCCGCCCCAGCGCGTCCTCACCTTACCCGTTTTCGGGTCAATATCCTCCTGTTTCCCGTCATACGCGAGTACCGCATCTCGGCATTCAATATTTTTGTATTCGCGCAAAACAGGTTCAACTGGGGGAAGATCGCCAAACTGTCTAAAATGCCATTGTAGATAGCCAATCCAAATCACCAAATCTGCGATCGCCGCTGCACGAGGGTTAATCTCAATTCCCAAAAATTGCGACGGGTTCACCTGGTTAATATCCAAGCGTAACTGAGCCTGTCCCGTGATATCTTCTAGACGGCGCAACACCTCCGCCTCTAGTTGTTTCATTAAATCCAACGTTACATACAAGAAATTGCCCGAACCACAAGCCGGATCGAGAATTCGCACCTGGCGTAACTCAGTTAGAAACCCTTCTAACGCTGCAACAGCTTTTTTCTTTTGGTTAGCAGTCGGTTCCTTTTCCGCATCCCCCAAAATTTGCTTCACTTCTCCCTGAACCAGATCCCACTGTTCGCGCAACGGTTCCATTACCACCGGACGCACCAACCGCTCCACATAGGATCTAGGGGTATAGTGCGCCCCCAGTTTACTGCGTTCTTTGGTATCTAATGCCCGTTCTAGCAATGTGCCAAAAATTGCGGGTTCCACATCCTTCCATTCCCGCTTCGCCGCCGTTAGCAATACCTGAAGCTGTTCTTGGGTTAAATCAAACGCCCTTGATTCAGCAAACAACCCCCCATTAAACCTTAACAACCGACCGGAAAAGCCAAAATCTGTCCCCTGATTCATCGCCTGCCAGAGAGCTTCTACCTCTGGCTTAAACTGCTTAGGATTGGGCAGCCACCGCGTTTCTAGGGCGCGTGTAAACAAATGTTCTTTCAATAACCCCACATCTTCAGCAAACATCGTGAAGATGCAGCGCATCAGGAAATGGGCAACCTGTTGAGGTTTGCCCTCATCCCCTAACCCCTTCTCCCCAGGGAGAAGGGGAACTCGATTGGCTTCGTTTTCCCCAGGAAGAAGGGGAACTGGATCGGCTTCGGCTCCCTTCTCCCCTAGGGAGAAGGGCTGGGGATGAGGGCTTCTTTCCAACTTCCTCGCTAACTCTGCTAAATCTGCTGCAACCTCTCGCGTCACCTTTGCTGCAATATGAGCGGGGTTGCGCTTTTGCGGATCGCTAAAGATATCAACGAATAACCCGAAAACCTCCGGCTTCCGCAGATCCGTCAGCGGAATTTCTCGACGTGCCCCATATCCCCCATAGTCGCCGCTGAAGCCCATCCAAAGCTCAAAGCGATCGCCAATATCGCAAGTCAACAGAAATGGAGGTTTACTAGACAAATTGCGAGTATAGGCGATCGCCTGCACAAATGCTTTCTCCATTGCCTTTAGGTAGGCATTTGTACCGCGCTTGGCTGTTCCTTTCCCCGATTTGTCGCTTCCCTGTTTCGCCTCAATCAAAAAATGATCGGCTTTGTAGAAGTCAATATAACCGGGCGTTTTCTTGCCACTGGGGTGATAAATCGTGATGTCTTTATCAAAGCAGTAAGGATCGCCAGGTACATTCCCCTTGACATCTGGACGCTTGACTCCCAATGCATCGCAGAGTTCCGAAAAGAACATTTGATAATTGGCGCGTTCATTTCCGCTAGAATTTTGCCAACGGGCAATAAACGGCTCAATGCGGCTCAGGTCAGATGGAGTCATAGCGGCGATTCATAAGTCAACAAGACAATTTCCTTCTCTCCCTAGGCGGGTGCGGGAAATTCGATCTTAGATTTTTATAATAAACTGTAAAAATCAATGAAATCTATAGCAATCCTAAATCTAAGCTGACGATTCTCTGTAAGGAGAAGTACGCGACCTATTTAGCCCTGCCCCTGGTTGACTGACAAAACTCTTTTGCCCTCATCCCCAACCCTTCTCCTATTGGGAGAAGGGAGTCAATCAGCACTCTTATTCCCTCTCCTAGGGGAGAGGGCTAGGGTGAGGGGGGTTCGGACAACACCTTAATCAGATTTGTCAGTCAATCAGGCCCTATCCTTTACACTAAAAATTGTTGAGCAAGCCTTAATGTTTGTTCGCATTGCTCAACAA
This sequence is a window from Desertifilum tharense IPPAS B-1220. Protein-coding genes within it:
- a CDS encoding DUF559 domain-containing protein; this encodes MTPSDLSRIEPFIARWQNSSGNERANYQMFFSELCDALGVKRPDVKGNVPGDPYCFDKDITIYHPSGKKTPGYIDFYKADHFLIEAKQGSDKSGKGTAKRGTNAYLKAMEKAFVQAIAYTRNLSSKPPFLLTCDIGDRFELWMGFSGDYGGYGARREIPLTDLRKPEVFGLFVDIFSDPQKRNPAHIAAKVTREVAADLAELARKLERSPHPQPFSLGEKGAEADPVPLLPGENEANRVPLLPGEKGLGDEGKPQQVAHFLMRCIFTMFAEDVGLLKEHLFTRALETRWLPNPKQFKPEVEALWQAMNQGTDFGFSGRLLRFNGGLFAESRAFDLTQEQLQVLLTAAKREWKDVEPAIFGTLLERALDTKERSKLGAHYTPRSYVERLVRPVVMEPLREQWDLVQGEVKQILGDAEKEPTANQKKKAVAALEGFLTELRQVRILDPACGSGNFLYVTLDLMKQLEAEVLRRLEDITGQAQLRLDINQVNPSQFLGIEINPRAAAIADLVIWIGYLQWHFRQFGDLPPVEPVLREYKNIECRDAVLAYDGKQEDIDPKTGKVRTRWGGRMMKHPVTGEMVPDPSDQIPIYRYINPRPAVWQEADYVVSNPPFIGDKRMRVILGDGYVQTLRTVHSDIPEMCDFVMYWLNHAIKLVIKQKYSRLGFITTNSIKQTFNRRVLEQHLSSDGGLSITFAIADHPWVDSNDAAAVRIAMTGFEAVDSKSPVRLAKHGTVTSEIEAETPEDTAEQIQLLWRNVGQIFSDLRYGANISAALPLKENSEVISVGVALHGQGFVIQKEVARKWLDQDSNLSEVVKPTLNGRDLTDKPRNQFVIDFFGMSLDEAAKFAIPYQWVLERVLPDRQTNNRKSYREYWWYFGEPRPQLRSALNALSRYIATPLTAKHRFFTFLSEYILPDQSLVTIALDDAYFLGVLSSKIHVTWALAAGGTLEDRPRYNKTRCFDPFPFPEPTPDRKQKIRELGERLDAHRKRVQAQHPDVTITAMYNLLEKIRAGVELTDKDREFNNKALVSTLKQIYDELDVAVFEAYGWEDLILPSPLTPLPEGEGNRNLDLDRLQPPSPLGRRAGDEGISKLAGRTRQIPSELLQRARKLRQQQTPAEQLLWECLRDRRLYNAKFRRQHNLGQFIADFYCHTARIVIELDGKIHQQPQQQHRDRDRDQWMQANGFTVLRFRNEEVFSNTEAVLETIAQYLPSPLTPLPEGEGNQNLNPLQPPSPLGRRAGDEGKKPGNEGEISDNQSIDEIILERLVALNAKRAEEERNGLIRWLRPEYQAPGETPVQQVLEGIVDLPEESAAIEQQKFPKAFKDQLAAVRDLLRTQGGEWTVEQIAAQFKGASRQKPTILTCLESLEALGIIAKHEEEGRDRWYLAQFQKAIESRG